A region of Solanum dulcamara chromosome 7, daSolDulc1.2, whole genome shotgun sequence DNA encodes the following proteins:
- the LOC129894780 gene encoding UNC93-like protein 1 produces MGSYGDEETGNGLTNSPTNNSIFRYNSPLVQVGLIGLVCFCCPGMFNALSGMGGGGQVDHTASNNANTALYTAFAIFGILGGGIYNILGPQKTLFCGCSTYILYAGSFLYYNHHKHQAFVVVAGGLLGVGAGLLWAAQGAIMTSYPPHDRKGTYISMFWSIFNMGGVIGGLIPFVSNYNSTTAASVNDGTYIGFMVFMAIGTFLSLAILHPSKVVRNDGSTCTNIKYSSVSVELIQILKLFGNWKMLLMVPASWASNFFYTYQFNNVNGVLFNLRTRGLNNVFYWGAQMIGSVFIGFIMDYSFKSRKARGLVGIIVVGLLSTAIWGGGFVKQLTYSHDDVPHYIVLLDFKDGSKFAGPFVLYFSYGLLDAMFQSMVYWVIGALADDSEVLSRYTGFYKGIQSAGGAVAWQVDSHYVAFMNQLITNWALTTISFPLLVALVVLAVKDDNKDEEGATKEVAIPSNRDISTTVDKPNKE; encoded by the exons ATGGGTTCTTACGGAGATGAAGAAACTGGAAATGGGTTAACCAATTCACCTACGAACAATTCAATTTTCAGGTACAATTCGCCACTTGTTCAGGTTGGTTTGATTGGATTGGTGTGTTTTTGTTGTCCAGGGATGTTCAATGCCCTCTCTGGAATGGGTGGTGGTGGTCAAGTCGACCACACGGCGTCTAACAACGCCAACACCGCACTCTACACAGCTTTCGCTATTTTTGGGATATTGGGTGGTGGAATTTACAACATTTTAGGTCCACAAAAGACTCTTTTTTGTGGGTGTTCAACTTATATATTGTATGCTGGCTCTTTTCTTTACTACAATCACCATAAGCATCAAGCATTTGTTGTAGTGGCCGGCGGCCTCCTTGGTGTTGGCGCCGGCCTTCTCTGGGCTGCCCAGGGAGCTATTATGACCTCGTACCCACCACATGACAGGAAAGGTACTTATATCTCTATGTTCTGGAGTATTTTCAACATGGGTGGTGTTATTGGTGGTCTTATTCCTTTTGTCTCCAACTATAATAGTACTACCGCGGCCTCTGTTAATGATGGTACATATATTGGATTTATGGTCTTCATGGCCATTGGAACGTTTCTTTCTTTAGCGATTTTGCATCCAAGTAAGGTTGTTAGGAACGATGGTTCAACGTGTACTAATATTAAGTACTCCAGTGTGTCCGTGGAATTAATACAAATTCTCAAACTGTTCGGGAACTGGAAGATGTTGTTGATGGTTCCAGCTTCGTGGGCTAGTAACTTCTTCTATACTTACCAGTTCAATAATGTTAATGGGGTGTTGTTCAATTTGAGGACAAGGGGTTTGAACAATGTGTTCTATTGGGGGGCACAGATGATTGGTTCGGTGTTCATCGGGTTCATAATGGACTACAGTTTTAAGAGCAGGAAGGCTAGGGGATTGGTtggtattattgttgttggcCTGCTTTCAACAGCAATTTGGGGCGGAGGATTCGTGAAACAGCTTACATATTCCCATGATGATGTACCTCATTACATAGTGCTACTTGATTTCAAGGATGGTTCTAAATTTGCAGGTCCATTCGTGTTGTATTTTAGTTATGGATTACTCGATGCCATGTTTCAGAGCATGGTCTATTGGGTCATAGGAGCCTTGGCAGATGATTCCGAGGTTCTCAGCAG GTATACTGGCTTCTATAAAGGAATACAAAGTGCAGGGGGAGCCGTTGCTTGGCAAGTCGATTCACATTATGTCGCATTCATGAACCAGCTTATCACGAATTGGGCATTAACCACCATTAGTTTTCCATTACTGGTAGCTCTTGTAGTATTAGCTGTGAAGGATGACAACAAAGATGAAGAGGGAGCAACTAAGGAGGTTGCCATTCCTTCAAACCGAGACATTAGTACTACAGTGGACAAGCCCAATAAGGAATAG